In a single window of the Candidatus Kaiserbacteria bacterium genome:
- a CDS encoding aldehyde dehydrogenase, translating to MKKVRVAINGFGRIGRTFFRLAYDHPDFEVVMVNDLGDIKNLAYLLEYDTAYGRVPYSVVAEEGALIVDGKKIRCTSERELAKLPWGEEHIDIVVESTGVFTSYEKAKAHIEAGAKRVVVTAPLKDEGADSALAQTVLMGMNENALATCTVSSNASCTTNATSPLVAILNEAIGIEKAILNTVHAYTASQSLVDGPSKKDFREGRSAAQNIVPSSTGAAIATTLVHTSLKDKFDGISIRVPVQVGSIVDFTFIAKRDTTAAEVNEALTKAATQAPWQGKFAVTAAPIVSSDIIGAEVASIADLTFTRVVGGNLVKVLAWYDNETGYTSTLVNHVAHIASLLQKS from the coding sequence ATGAAAAAAGTTCGCGTAGCAATTAATGGGTTTGGACGTATCGGCCGCACCTTTTTTAGGTTGGCATATGACCATCCTGATTTTGAGGTGGTCATGGTGAATGACTTGGGTGATATTAAAAATCTTGCATACCTGCTTGAGTATGATACGGCGTATGGGCGTGTACCGTATAGTGTTGTAGCCGAAGAAGGTGCACTCATTGTCGACGGAAAAAAGATACGATGCACGAGTGAGCGCGAACTCGCAAAACTACCCTGGGGGGAAGAGCATATTGATATTGTCGTGGAGTCCACAGGAGTATTCACTTCCTACGAGAAGGCGAAAGCCCATATTGAAGCAGGTGCAAAGCGTGTTGTGGTGACGGCACCCCTCAAAGACGAAGGGGCTGACAGTGCACTCGCACAGACGGTGCTCATGGGGATGAACGAGAATGCGCTCGCGACATGCACGGTGTCTTCCAATGCGTCATGTACCACAAATGCGACGAGTCCACTCGTGGCAATTTTAAACGAGGCAATTGGTATTGAGAAAGCAATTTTAAATACCGTGCATGCATACACGGCATCACAATCACTTGTGGATGGACCGAGCAAAAAGGACTTTCGAGAGGGTCGCTCAGCAGCACAAAATATCGTGCCGTCTTCTACGGGTGCTGCAATTGCTACGACACTTGTACATACTTCACTGAAGGACAAGTTTGATGGTATTTCTATTCGTGTGCCCGTACAGGTAGGTTCTATTGTCGACTTTACCTTTATCGCAAAGCGTGACACAACAGCGGCAGAGGTAAACGAAGCACTTACCAAAGCAGCAACGCAGGCACCGTGGCAGGGGAAATTTGCGGTGACCGCGGCACCCATCGTCTCCTCTGATATTATCGGTGCAGAGGTGGCATCTATCGCCGACCTCACCTTCACGCGTGTGGTAGGAGGAAATCTCGTAAAAGTGCTCGCATGGTACGATAATGAAACAGGCTACACGAGCACCTTGGTTAATCATGTTGCACACATTGCCTCTTTGCTACAAAAGTCATAA
- a CDS encoding RpiB/LacA/LacB family sugar-phosphate isomerase yields MKIYIATDHAGFPLKEHILPFVREELGYEVVDCGDLTLNPTDDYPLFMKEAARAVSENPEGAKAIIFGWSGQGEAIVANRFPHIRAVVYYGGQPEIIRLSREHNDANVLSFGAHFVSVEDAKEAVALWLSTPFTHDDRHVRRIAQIDN; encoded by the coding sequence ATGAAAATTTATATTGCGACCGATCATGCTGGTTTTCCCCTCAAAGAACACATTCTTCCGTTTGTCCGTGAAGAACTAGGATATGAAGTTGTAGATTGTGGCGATCTGACGCTTAACCCAACGGACGATTATCCTCTATTCATGAAGGAGGCAGCACGCGCGGTTTCCGAAAATCCCGAAGGAGCAAAGGCCATTATCTTTGGTTGGTCGGGACAAGGGGAAGCGATAGTTGCGAACCGCTTCCCCCATATACGCGCAGTTGTCTATTACGGAGGACAACCTGAAATCATTCGCCTTTCGCGTGAGCACAATGACGCCAACGTGCTTTCCTTTGGCGCACACTTTGTGAGTGTTGAAGATGCAAAGGAAGCGGTCGCGCTCTGGCTTAGTACTCCCTTTACTCATGATGATCGACACGTGCGCCGTATCGCGCAGATTGATAACTAA
- a CDS encoding transketolase, whose protein sequence is MHYLSDTEVHELEIKANEIRQSIIEMLVEAKSGHTAGPLGMADIFTTLYFEVLKHNPKDPFWAERDRVILSNGHICPGLYATMAHAGYFPVEELLTLRKFGSRLQGHPHRETLPGIETSSGPLGSGLSQAVGMALAERIDNPYSAKFFYCLMGDGELDCGQIWEAMMLAGKEGLNNVVAIVDRNGIQIDGLTKDVMPLEPLREKFESFNWDVQEVDGHNIRAINDAIGKAHAVYGQPSIIIAHTIPSKGVDVFERDFRWHGNPPGLGPEDQVQKSEQATVALKKLRTLNGHLHMHEYGE, encoded by the coding sequence ATGCATTATCTTTCGGACACAGAAGTTCACGAGCTTGAAATTAAAGCGAATGAAATTAGGCAGAGCATCATCGAGATGCTTGTCGAAGCCAAAAGTGGTCACACCGCGGGCCCGCTCGGAATGGCTGATATTTTTACCACGCTCTATTTTGAGGTGCTCAAGCATAATCCGAAAGATCCTTTCTGGGCCGAGCGCGACAGAGTGATTCTTTCAAATGGGCATATTTGCCCCGGGCTCTACGCTACGATGGCGCACGCGGGCTATTTCCCCGTAGAGGAACTGCTTACCTTGCGTAAGTTCGGTTCACGCTTGCAGGGACACCCTCACCGAGAAACACTTCCGGGTATTGAAACGAGTTCAGGTCCACTTGGCTCGGGACTTTCACAGGCGGTAGGTATGGCACTTGCTGAACGTATCGATAATCCCTATTCCGCAAAGTTTTTCTATTGCCTCATGGGGGATGGAGAGCTTGATTGCGGGCAGATATGGGAGGCGATGATGCTTGCAGGGAAGGAAGGACTTAATAATGTTGTGGCAATTGTCGATAGGAACGGTATTCAGATTGATGGCTTAACCAAAGACGTGATGCCCCTTGAGCCGCTCCGTGAAAAATTTGAATCATTCAACTGGGATGTACAGGAAGTAGATGGACATAACATCCGTGCTATCAACGATGCTATTGGCAAGGCACATGCAGTCTACGGACAGCCATCTATTATTATTGCCCATACCATTCCTTCAAAAGGCGTCGATGTGTTTGAACGCGACTTTAGATGGCACGGCAATCCTCCCGGCCTCGGCCCCGAGGACCAAGTACAAAAGAGCGAGCAGGCTACCGTTGCGCTCAAGAAGCTACGTACACTTAATGGTCACCTTCACATGCACGAATATGGCGAATAA
- a CDS encoding transketolase family protein, protein MANNIASHLNPNLFKSDVETAPNRNGYGDGLKEAGEADVRVVALSADLTSSTKTNVFAEAFPKRFVQIGIAEQNLASVAAGMAAMGKIPFFASYAAFSPGRNWEQIRTTIAYNGVNVKIIGAHAGVSVGPDGATHQAVEDLATMRIIPRMVVIAPCDYDEAKKATLAMAKYVGPAYMRLAREASPRITTSGTPFAIGKAEVFYTKSPEHTKTVGIISTGIMTYQALVAAKTLNERGIGASVLHVATIKPLDTKAVEQFAEIHNVLVTVEEHQRVGGLGSAIAEHLSLVRPTKILRLGMNDVFGQSGTPEELFACYGMDSASIAREAEKFLG, encoded by the coding sequence ATGGCGAATAACATTGCATCACATCTCAATCCGAACCTTTTTAAGTCGGATGTCGAAACAGCACCAAATCGTAATGGCTATGGTGATGGGCTCAAAGAAGCAGGGGAGGCTGATGTGCGTGTTGTCGCGCTTTCTGCAGACCTAACCTCTTCCACAAAGACCAATGTGTTTGCGGAAGCATTTCCAAAGCGATTTGTGCAGATTGGTATTGCAGAGCAAAACCTTGCCTCAGTTGCCGCAGGTATGGCAGCAATGGGGAAGATTCCTTTTTTTGCATCGTACGCGGCATTTTCTCCAGGACGCAACTGGGAACAAATTCGCACCACGATTGCATACAATGGTGTCAATGTGAAAATCATCGGCGCCCATGCAGGAGTTTCGGTAGGGCCGGACGGTGCAACGCACCAGGCAGTGGAGGATTTGGCAACGATGCGTATCATTCCCCGCATGGTTGTTATCGCACCGTGTGATTATGATGAGGCAAAGAAAGCAACACTTGCTATGGCAAAGTATGTGGGCCCTGCATATATGCGCCTTGCTCGTGAAGCAAGCCCCCGCATCACTACTTCCGGCACGCCTTTTGCTATTGGAAAGGCAGAGGTCTTCTACACCAAGTCGCCTGAACACACAAAGACCGTTGGTATTATTTCAACGGGCATCATGACGTACCAGGCGCTTGTAGCTGCGAAGACACTGAATGAGCGCGGTATCGGTGCATCAGTACTTCATGTAGCAACCATAAAGCCACTTGATACCAAGGCAGTCGAACAATTTGCAGAAATACATAATGTACTCGTCACCGTAGAAGAGCATCAACGCGTGGGGGGCTTAGGAAGCGCTATCGCAGAGCACTTGAGCCTTGTACGTCCTACCAAGATTTTACGTCTTGGTATGAACGATGTCTTCGGACAATCTGGTACTCCCGAAGAACTCTTTGCCTGCTACGGTATGGACAGCGCCTCTATCGCTCGCGAGGCAGAGAAGTTTTTAGGCTAG
- a CDS encoding carbohydrate kinase family protein has product MDQQYDFVAIGDTTVDAFIELSQEDAKVTVDEKTGRKKLEMAFGGKLPYKDVVVVNAVGNSANATVAAHRLGLRAALVSSLGHDRNGSDCLDTLRKEGIDTDYIKIHEGKKTNYHYILRYGAERTILIKHEEFPYQLPDFKTSPRFLYFSSIGENGVAFHHEIAKYVKEHPETKLAFQPGTFQIRLGYEELKDLYAVTEIFFCNKEEAQEILKTQEQSIPALLRMMKALGPKIPVITDGPNGAYALEGDTAWYMPMYPDPKEPVSRTGAGDSFSSTFVSALILGHDVKTALAWGPINSMSVVQHIGAQNGLLTKEKIQEYLKTAPANYVAKIV; this is encoded by the coding sequence ATGGATCAACAGTATGATTTCGTTGCCATTGGCGACACGACCGTAGACGCATTTATTGAATTATCACAAGAAGACGCTAAAGTAACCGTAGATGAAAAGACCGGACGCAAGAAACTCGAAATGGCTTTTGGTGGCAAACTTCCGTACAAGGACGTCGTTGTCGTTAATGCTGTGGGTAATTCTGCAAATGCAACAGTTGCAGCACACCGTCTCGGGTTGCGCGCAGCGCTTGTGTCGAGCCTTGGACACGATCGTAATGGAAGTGATTGTCTCGACACCTTGCGTAAAGAAGGTATTGATACCGACTACATAAAGATTCATGAAGGCAAAAAGACGAATTATCACTATATTCTCCGGTACGGTGCAGAACGTACTATTCTTATTAAACACGAGGAGTTTCCGTACCAACTCCCTGATTTCAAAACATCACCACGCTTCCTCTACTTCTCATCCATTGGCGAAAACGGTGTTGCATTCCATCACGAAATTGCAAAGTATGTAAAAGAGCATCCCGAGACCAAACTTGCGTTTCAGCCGGGCACCTTCCAGATTCGTCTTGGCTATGAGGAACTGAAGGACCTCTACGCGGTTACAGAAATCTTTTTCTGTAACAAAGAAGAAGCACAGGAGATTCTTAAAACTCAAGAACAAAGTATTCCTGCCCTCCTCCGCATGATGAAGGCTCTCGGTCCAAAGATTCCCGTGATTACCGACGGGCCTAATGGCGCATACGCACTCGAAGGCGATACCGCGTGGTACATGCCGATGTACCCCGACCCGAAAGAACCGGTCTCGCGCACCGGTGCCGGTGACTCATTCTCATCCACATTTGTAAGCGCACTTATTCTTGGACACGATGTGAAGACAGCACTCGCATGGGGCCCTATTAACTCCATGTCCGTAGTACAACACATTGGTGCCCAGAACGGCCTCCTCACCAAAGAAAAGATACAAGAATACCTAAAAACCGCCCCCGCAAATTACGTCGCAAAGATAGTGTAA
- a CDS encoding D-glycerate dehydrogenase: MALIYITRHIPEIGINLLRAAGHTVDVSTKDGVLTPQELVSAVSAKPYDAVISLLTDTINKEIFDAVPTAKIFANYAVGYNNINLEDAKTAGVTITNTPGVLNDTVAEFTIALMLAIAHRIPESETFTRTGKFVGWGPELFIGTDVKGKTLGIVGAGRIGYEVARRAYHGLGMNIAYYDVVQLPTLEKDCKATFVDSVEALLPLADVVSIHVPLLPTTKHLINAERLALMKPSAYLINTSRGPVVDEDALVVALQTGVIRGAALDVYEYEPTLAKGLASLPNVVITPHIASASDETRGKMSVMAAQNVIDFLAGEVPENRVALE; this comes from the coding sequence ATGGCACTCATTTACATTACACGTCATATTCCAGAAATCGGTATCAATTTACTTCGCGCCGCAGGGCACACGGTGGATGTGAGCACCAAGGACGGTGTGCTCACTCCACAAGAATTAGTGAGTGCCGTGAGCGCAAAACCGTATGATGCAGTCATTTCACTTCTTACCGATACCATCAATAAAGAAATCTTTGACGCAGTACCCACGGCAAAGATTTTTGCAAATTATGCCGTGGGGTACAACAACATTAATCTCGAGGATGCAAAGACTGCTGGGGTAACTATTACTAATACCCCCGGAGTGCTCAATGATACCGTTGCCGAATTTACCATCGCACTTATGCTCGCGATTGCACATCGTATCCCTGAATCAGAAACATTTACTCGGACGGGGAAGTTTGTGGGATGGGGACCAGAATTATTTATCGGTACCGACGTAAAGGGAAAGACTCTTGGTATCGTGGGTGCAGGGCGTATTGGCTACGAGGTAGCACGACGTGCGTATCATGGTCTTGGTATGAACATTGCATACTATGATGTGGTGCAGTTACCGACACTTGAAAAAGATTGTAAAGCGACCTTTGTGGATTCAGTTGAAGCGCTCCTTCCTCTCGCGGATGTCGTTTCTATTCATGTGCCACTTTTGCCTACTACAAAGCATCTCATTAATGCCGAGCGTCTTGCACTCATGAAGCCATCTGCATATCTCATTAATACCTCACGTGGACCCGTGGTGGACGAAGATGCACTCGTCGTCGCACTTCAAACGGGAGTGATTCGAGGAGCAGCGCTCGATGTGTATGAGTACGAGCCTACGCTCGCAAAGGGTCTTGCATCACTTCCAAACGTGGTGATTACCCCGCATATTGCATCAGCCTCAGATGAGACCCGTGGAAAGATGTCTGTCATGGCTGCGCAAAATGTGATTGATTTCCTCGCAGGGGAGGTACCTGAAAATAGGGTGGCCTTAGAATAA
- a CDS encoding 50S ribosomal protein L25: protein MVTHTIKHYIMTFSLTVEARTERGKKLVQLREAGKLPAIMYGPKEEATALTIDRVEFEKLFKQTGESSVITLTGLKTPKEVLVNDVAFDARRGGVIHVDFYAVEAGKEITVDVPLEFVGEAPAIKQGGTLTKVLHEVSITCMPAHLPKEILVDVSGLDDFEKQIHVRDLTIPANVTLENDGDEVVALVQAVSEEVETPVAVDLGAIEVEKKGKTEVAE from the coding sequence ATGGTAACCCACACAATTAAGCATTACATTATGACATTTTCACTTACCGTAGAGGCGCGTACCGAGCGAGGAAAGAAACTCGTGCAGTTGCGCGAAGCAGGAAAACTTCCTGCAATTATGTATGGTCCAAAGGAAGAAGCAACTGCTTTAACCATCGACCGTGTTGAGTTTGAAAAACTCTTTAAGCAGACGGGAGAATCAAGCGTGATTACACTTACTGGTCTTAAGACTCCAAAAGAGGTGCTCGTGAACGACGTTGCCTTTGATGCACGTCGTGGTGGAGTGATTCACGTTGACTTTTACGCTGTTGAGGCGGGGAAGGAAATTACGGTTGATGTACCGCTTGAATTCGTCGGTGAGGCTCCTGCAATAAAGCAGGGAGGTACACTTACTAAGGTACTCCATGAAGTGTCTATTACCTGTATGCCCGCACATCTTCCAAAGGAGATTCTCGTGGACGTATCGGGACTCGATGATTTTGAAAAACAGATTCACGTGCGTGACCTCACTATTCCCGCAAACGTCACTCTCGAAAACGATGGGGATGAAGTGGTGGCACTCGTACAGGCGGTGAGTGAAGAAGTAGAGACCCCTGTAGCCGTAGACCTTGGGGCTATTGAAGTAGAAAAGAAAGGAAAGACTGAAGTTGCTGAGTAA
- a CDS encoding lytic murein transglycosylase → MYIKILVLSVIFVSGSFLLPSFVRGQAPAICNDDVTGKTEDQLKIDLALCNAEIAKWQGILTGTRDKVTTIDGDVKALTAKIKSAEATIKSKNIAISQLTKDINVRSKKIDGLEVLIDDGKKSLAQLLRRTNELDDYSLAEVILDSKKLSDFFVDLDSFLSIQRGLEDHFYAVRETIAETEEERERLGEIQDQELDAKYDVEIKKKTITKTEQQKKELLAATKQEAKSYEQIVADRQAKANQINAALFRLRGVDGGGIPFKDALAYAQEASRYTGVRAAFILGILRQESNLGVNVGQCLLTDATTGAGKGKNTGTPFSNVMKPDRDVPYFIDMMKRLGRDPYLTPVSCPQSIGYGGAMGPTQFIPSTWKGYEGRIATAFGVPVGDPWNPQHAIMATALFLQDLGAARGGYSAERESAGRYYAGGNWALYGLGYAASVLGHAEVYQDNIDFLNNQ, encoded by the coding sequence ATGTATATCAAAATTTTGGTACTGAGTGTTATTTTTGTGAGTGGCAGTTTTTTATTGCCATCCTTTGTGCGAGGCCAAGCACCCGCCATTTGTAACGACGACGTTACGGGGAAGACAGAAGACCAACTTAAAATTGACCTTGCGCTCTGTAATGCAGAGATTGCAAAATGGCAGGGTATCCTCACGGGCACACGCGACAAGGTGACTACTATCGACGGCGACGTAAAGGCGCTCACGGCCAAAATCAAATCAGCCGAGGCAACCATCAAATCTAAAAACATTGCCATCTCTCAACTCACGAAAGATATTAATGTGCGGAGCAAGAAAATTGACGGTCTCGAAGTACTCATTGACGATGGAAAAAAGTCACTCGCGCAACTCCTCCGTCGTACGAATGAACTCGACGATTACTCGCTTGCTGAGGTAATACTCGATAGTAAGAAACTCTCTGATTTTTTTGTGGACCTCGATTCTTTTCTTTCGATTCAGCGTGGGCTTGAAGATCACTTTTATGCTGTTCGCGAAACTATAGCAGAAACTGAGGAGGAGCGAGAACGACTCGGCGAGATCCAAGATCAAGAACTCGATGCAAAATATGATGTAGAAATAAAAAAGAAGACGATTACCAAGACTGAACAGCAGAAGAAAGAGTTACTCGCCGCCACAAAACAAGAGGCAAAATCATACGAGCAAATTGTGGCTGACAGACAAGCAAAGGCAAATCAAATCAACGCTGCACTCTTTCGTCTCCGTGGTGTTGATGGTGGTGGTATTCCATTTAAAGACGCGCTCGCCTATGCACAGGAAGCGTCTCGCTATACTGGTGTGCGTGCAGCATTCATTCTTGGTATCTTGCGTCAGGAGTCCAATCTGGGGGTGAATGTAGGACAGTGTCTTCTCACGGATGCGACGACCGGAGCAGGAAAGGGGAAGAACACGGGTACGCCATTTTCAAATGTCATGAAGCCAGACCGCGATGTTCCGTACTTCATAGACATGATGAAGCGCTTGGGACGTGACCCGTACCTCACTCCCGTTTCTTGTCCGCAGTCCATCGGATACGGAGGAGCAATGGGTCCTACTCAGTTTATTCCCTCAACATGGAAAGGATACGAGGGGCGTATCGCCACTGCTTTTGGCGTCCCCGTGGGTGACCCATGGAATCCTCAACACGCTATCATGGCTACGGCACTATTTCTTCAAGATTTGGGCGCAGCGCGTGGCGGGTACTCTGCAGAGCGTGAGTCCGCAGGTCGCTACTATGCAGGAGGCAACTGGGCTCTCTATGGTCTCGGATACGCAGCCAGTGTGCTCGGCCACGCCGAAGTTTACCAAGACAACATCGATTTCTTGAATAATCAGTAG
- a CDS encoding type B 50S ribosomal protein L31, whose product MKADIHPKNYRTVIFHDNSSGERFLVGSTIHTEKTEKWTDGNEYPIAFVDVSSASHPFYTGQEKVMDTAGRVERFKARVEKSKAKGKKA is encoded by the coding sequence ATGAAAGCAGATATACACCCAAAGAACTACCGAACAGTCATTTTCCACGACAACTCAAGTGGAGAGCGGTTTCTCGTTGGTTCTACGATTCACACGGAAAAGACTGAAAAGTGGACAGATGGCAACGAATACCCGATTGCATTTGTAGACGTTTCAAGTGCTTCGCACCCATTCTACACAGGACAGGAAAAGGTGATGGACACTGCAGGACGCGTCGAACGTTTCAAGGCTCGTGTGGAGAAGTCAAAGGCAAAGGGAAAGAAGGCGTAA
- a CDS encoding PCRF domain-containing protein, whose translation MEFNNEHLALFRENHKTQFLCGQFDALRAKRLEAEGLALDPTMAELVQEEIASLDEQTTHLYTEMERILEDSKVEEAKPYGVLLEVRAGAGGEEAALFAEELAYMYLRYAEMKGWQTSTASESRASQGGFKEATFEIIGNDAYDALRYETGVHRVQRIPVTEKMGRIHTSTASVVILPMRRKPIIEVNPSDFDMEFSRSGGAGGQNVNKVETAVRLIHRPTGLDVRCQSERSQLKNREKAMTMLIAKLEMAHEEEESKKHAATRKSQIGTGDRSEKIRTYNVPQNRITDHRIKESWHNIHEILAGNLADVVKSLQRAEAGASAGEIAE comes from the coding sequence ATGGAATTCAATAATGAACATCTTGCCCTCTTTAGGGAAAATCACAAAACGCAGTTTCTCTGTGGGCAATTTGATGCGCTTCGCGCTAAGCGTCTGGAAGCAGAAGGACTTGCGCTTGACCCCACGATGGCAGAATTGGTGCAGGAAGAAATCGCGTCTCTCGACGAGCAAACGACACACCTGTATACAGAAATGGAGCGCATCCTCGAAGATTCTAAAGTTGAAGAAGCTAAGCCCTATGGGGTACTCCTTGAAGTACGTGCAGGGGCAGGGGGAGAGGAGGCTGCGCTTTTTGCGGAAGAACTCGCGTATATGTACCTACGGTATGCCGAGATGAAGGGGTGGCAGACTTCCACCGCATCTGAGTCGCGCGCTTCACAGGGTGGCTTTAAGGAAGCGACATTTGAGATTATTGGTAATGACGCCTACGACGCACTCCGCTATGAGACTGGCGTCCACCGCGTCCAGCGTATTCCCGTTACTGAGAAAATGGGACGTATCCACACCTCTACCGCATCCGTGGTCATTCTCCCCATGCGTCGCAAACCTATTATTGAGGTGAATCCGAGCGACTTTGATATGGAGTTTTCTCGTTCGGGAGGTGCAGGAGGGCAGAACGTCAACAAAGTGGAAACGGCAGTGCGCCTCATTCACCGCCCGACAGGCCTTGACGTGCGTTGCCAGTCTGAGCGCAGTCAGTTGAAAAATCGAGAAAAGGCCATGACTATGCTCATCGCCAAACTCGAAATGGCTCACGAGGAAGAAGAATCAAAAAAGCATGCTGCCACCCGCAAGTCACAGATTGGTACCGGTGACCGCTCAGAAAAAATCCGCACATATAATGTGCCACAGAACCGCATCACTGACCATCGCATCAAAGAGTCATGGCACAATATCCATGAAATCCTCGCAGGCAATCTTGCTGATGTCGTGAAATCCCTACAACGAGCCGAGGCAGGAGCTAGTGCTGGCGAGATTGCAGAATAA